One stretch of Streptomyces sp. 135 DNA includes these proteins:
- a CDS encoding DUF3311 domain-containing protein: protein MTTSARPRTSPAPRTTAKEHHAVPPEAPPPVPQDPLTPPDPLDGLPTLRGVARPSLWLLLVPVVLYGAAPLVANRIEPRVLGVPFLLAWVIAATIVSPLVIWLVARLDPAYRLNAVEPIPADDDDPDRPTGGGR from the coding sequence GTGACCACTTCCGCACGCCCCCGCACCAGTCCAGCCCCCCGCACGACCGCCAAGGAGCACCATGCCGTCCCCCCCGAAGCACCCCCACCGGTCCCACAAGACCCACTAACCCCACCGGACCCGCTGGACGGCCTGCCGACCCTGCGAGGCGTCGCCCGGCCCTCCCTGTGGCTGCTGCTCGTGCCCGTCGTGCTCTACGGCGCCGCGCCGCTCGTCGCCAACCGCATCGAGCCGCGCGTCCTCGGCGTCCCCTTCCTCCTCGCCTGGGTCATCGCCGCGACGATCGTCAGCCCTCTCGTCATCTGGCTCGTGGCCCGCCTGGACCCGGCGTACCGGCTGAACGCCGTCGAGCCGATCCCCGCGGACGACGATGACCCCGACCGGCCCACGGGAGGCGGCCGATGA
- a CDS encoding NAD(P)/FAD-dependent oxidoreductase — MAAPRILIVGGGFAGMECAHKLEKKLAPHEAELRLISPTDHQLYLPLLPHVASGVLTPQSVAVPLRRMLRRTAIVPGGAIGIDPEAKAVIVRKINGEEVVERYDYLVLTPGSVTRQFDIPGVDKYAVGVKTLAEAAWIRDHVISQLDLAAASSHREEREQRLQFVVVGGGYAGVETAAYLQRLTCAAVKRYPGLDVSQIKWHLVDIAPKLMPELGERLGEKAMAIMQRRGVNVSLGVSVAKATEDTVTLTDDRVLPCRTLIWTAGVAPSPLIATLGAETNKGRLVVRPDLTVPGLDGVFALGDAAAVPDVVKGGDAICPPTAQHAMRQGWAAAKNVLAALRGLPLSDYRHKDMGLVVDLGGIQAVSKPLGVQLTGLPAQTVARGYHLGALRTLTARFRTAANWGLNAVAGNDYVRTGFQAQRPATLKDFEMTDAYLSREEIGKRVASAGL, encoded by the coding sequence ATGGCAGCTCCCCGGATCCTCATCGTCGGCGGCGGTTTCGCCGGCATGGAGTGCGCTCACAAGCTGGAGAAGAAACTCGCGCCCCACGAGGCGGAGCTGCGGCTGATCAGTCCGACGGACCACCAGCTCTACCTGCCGCTCCTGCCGCACGTCGCCTCCGGCGTGCTCACCCCGCAGTCGGTCGCGGTGCCCCTGCGCCGGATGCTGCGCCGCACGGCGATCGTGCCGGGCGGCGCCATCGGGATCGACCCGGAGGCGAAGGCCGTGATCGTGCGGAAGATCAACGGCGAGGAGGTCGTGGAGCGCTACGACTACCTCGTCCTGACGCCCGGCAGCGTCACCCGGCAGTTCGACATCCCCGGCGTCGACAAGTACGCGGTGGGCGTCAAGACGCTCGCCGAGGCCGCCTGGATCCGCGACCACGTGATCTCCCAGCTGGACCTGGCCGCGGCCAGCTCGCACCGCGAGGAGCGCGAGCAGCGCCTCCAGTTCGTCGTGGTCGGCGGCGGGTACGCGGGCGTGGAGACGGCCGCCTATCTGCAACGCCTGACGTGCGCCGCCGTCAAGCGCTACCCGGGCCTGGACGTGTCGCAGATCAAGTGGCACCTCGTCGACATCGCGCCGAAGCTGATGCCGGAGCTGGGTGAACGGCTCGGCGAGAAGGCGATGGCGATCATGCAGCGCCGGGGTGTGAACGTCTCCCTCGGGGTGTCCGTGGCCAAGGCCACCGAGGACACCGTCACGCTCACCGACGACCGCGTCCTGCCCTGCCGGACGCTGATCTGGACCGCGGGGGTCGCCCCCAGCCCGCTCATCGCGACGCTCGGCGCCGAGACCAACAAGGGCCGCCTGGTGGTCAGGCCGGACCTGACGGTGCCGGGTCTGGACGGCGTCTTCGCGCTCGGCGACGCGGCGGCCGTGCCGGACGTCGTCAAGGGCGGCGACGCCATCTGCCCGCCGACCGCGCAGCACGCCATGCGCCAGGGCTGGGCGGCGGCGAAGAACGTCCTCGCGGCCCTGCGCGGCCTGCCGCTCTCCGACTACCGGCACAAGGACATGGGCCTGGTCGTGGACCTCGGCGGCATCCAGGCCGTGTCGAAGCCGCTGGGCGTGCAGCTGACGGGCCTGCCCGCGCAGACGGTGGCGCGCGGCTACCACCTGGGAGCCCTGCGCACCCTGACCGCCCGCTTCCGCACGGCCGCCAACTGGGGCCTGAACGCCGTCGCGGGCAACGACTACGTCCGCACCGGCTTCCAGGCCCAGCGCCCCGCCACGCTCAAGGACTTCGAGATGACGGACGCGTACCTGTCCCGAGAGGAAATCGGCAAGCGGGTCGCGTCAGCGGGGCTCTGA
- a CDS encoding MarR family transcriptional regulator: MRAENGPVTGPGGDTVAAVVRQWQAVRPDIDTGPMEVIGRINRCAALLQQAEDAPLRRAGLTRAEFDLLGALRRTGHELTPGELARETFSSGAAVTKRLKQLQERQLVDRRADARDRRVAHVRLTDAGRELVDAILPEQLAYETVVLSVLDTDVQGRLSGLLGELLAQLEGRLGVRRG; encoded by the coding sequence ATGAGAGCAGAGAACGGTCCGGTGACGGGTCCCGGCGGGGACACCGTGGCCGCGGTGGTACGGCAGTGGCAGGCCGTGCGCCCCGACATCGACACCGGGCCGATGGAGGTGATCGGCCGCATCAACCGCTGCGCGGCCCTCCTCCAGCAGGCCGAGGACGCGCCGCTGCGCAGGGCCGGCCTGACCCGCGCCGAGTTCGACCTGCTGGGCGCGCTGCGCCGCACCGGGCACGAGCTGACACCCGGTGAGCTGGCCCGCGAGACGTTCTCCTCGGGGGCGGCGGTCACCAAGCGGCTCAAGCAGCTCCAGGAACGGCAGCTGGTCGACCGCCGGGCCGACGCCCGCGACCGCCGGGTCGCCCACGTCCGCCTCACCGACGCCGGGCGCGAGCTGGTCGACGCGATCCTGCCGGAACAGCTCGCCTACGAGACGGTGGTGCTCTCCGTGCTCGACACGGATGTGCAGGGCCGACTCAGCGGTTTGCTCGGGGAGTTGCTGGCCCAGCTGGAGGGGCGGCTCGGGGTGCGGCGGGGCTGA
- a CDS encoding glycerophosphodiester phosphodiesterase family protein, with protein MNFLTIGHRGVMGVEPENTLRSFIAAQAAGLDLIELDLHLSKDGALVVMHDADVARTTDGKGPIAEKTLAELRELDAGRGERVPVFEEVLDAVRAPLQAEIKDVAAARALAEVMHRRDLVSRVEVISFHDEAIAEIARLVPGVRTALVASRYGTDVVERATAVGATTLVLNIRRLTLEIVEHARKAGLRIIGWVVNTQDDLRLVRALQLDGATTDYPEIKRTGRFTA; from the coding sequence TTGAACTTCCTCACCATCGGTCATCGCGGGGTCATGGGCGTCGAGCCCGAGAACACCCTCCGTTCCTTCATCGCCGCGCAAGCCGCCGGCCTCGATCTCATCGAGCTCGATCTGCATCTGAGCAAGGACGGCGCCCTCGTCGTCATGCACGACGCCGACGTGGCCCGTACGACCGACGGCAAGGGGCCCATCGCCGAGAAGACCCTCGCCGAGCTACGGGAGCTCGACGCGGGCCGCGGCGAGCGCGTCCCCGTCTTCGAAGAGGTCCTGGACGCCGTGCGCGCACCGCTCCAGGCCGAGATCAAGGACGTGGCGGCCGCGCGCGCCCTCGCCGAGGTGATGCACCGCCGGGATCTGGTCTCGCGGGTGGAGGTGATCTCCTTCCACGACGAGGCGATCGCGGAGATCGCCCGCCTGGTGCCGGGCGTGCGCACCGCGCTCGTCGCCAGCCGCTACGGCACCGACGTCGTGGAGCGCGCGACGGCGGTCGGCGCCACCACGCTCGTCCTCAACATCCGGCGCCTCACGCTGGAGATCGTCGAGCACGCCAGGAAGGCCGGCCTGCGGATCATCGGCTGGGTCGTGAACACGCAGGACGATCTGCGGCTGGTGCGCGCGCTCCAGTTGGACGGGGCGACGACGGACTACCCGGAGATCAAGCGGACGGGCCGCTTCACGGCCTGA
- a CDS encoding VOC family protein gives MVHVLSSRTLLHPTDPERSRAFYGEALGLAVYREFGTGPERGTVYFLGGGFLELSGRSDTPPSPELQLWLQVPDVHAACDELTERGVEVVRPPVKEPWGLIEMWITDPDGLRIVLVEVPEDHPIRYRPGI, from the coding sequence ATGGTGCATGTACTGAGCAGCAGGACCCTCCTCCACCCCACCGATCCGGAGCGTTCCCGCGCGTTCTACGGCGAGGCGCTGGGCCTCGCCGTCTACCGCGAGTTCGGCACCGGCCCCGAGCGCGGCACCGTCTACTTCCTCGGCGGCGGCTTCCTCGAACTCTCCGGCCGCTCCGACACCCCGCCCTCGCCCGAGCTCCAGCTGTGGCTCCAGGTGCCGGACGTCCACGCGGCGTGCGACGAGCTCACCGAGCGCGGCGTCGAGGTGGTCCGGCCACCGGTCAAGGAGCCGTGGGGCCTGATCGAGATGTGGATCACGGACCCGGACGGCCTGCGGATCGTCCTCGTGGAGGTCCCGGAGGACCACCCCATCCGCTACCGGCCGGGGATCTGA
- a CDS encoding GNAT family N-acetyltransferase codes for MDTAPGSRTSVVTFRDAGPADVDALVALIESAYRGDASRAGWTTEADILEGQRTDPRGVVEVIESPASRLLAVERDGALVACCQLEHRGEHAYFGMFAVSPAEQGAGLGKVIIAEAERVAREEWGAREMHMTVISVREDLIAWYERRGYRRTGKMTPFPYGDERFGIPQRADLEFELLVKELRP; via the coding sequence ATGGACACCGCCCCAGGCTCCCGCACCAGCGTCGTCACCTTCCGCGACGCGGGCCCCGCCGACGTCGACGCGCTCGTCGCGCTCATCGAGTCGGCGTACCGCGGGGACGCGAGCCGCGCCGGATGGACCACCGAGGCCGACATCCTGGAAGGGCAGCGCACCGACCCGCGAGGTGTCGTCGAGGTCATCGAGTCACCGGCGAGCCGACTGCTGGCCGTGGAGCGGGACGGCGCACTCGTCGCCTGCTGCCAGCTCGAACACCGCGGGGAGCACGCCTACTTCGGGATGTTCGCCGTGAGCCCCGCCGAGCAGGGCGCCGGCCTCGGCAAGGTGATCATCGCCGAGGCGGAGCGCGTCGCCCGCGAGGAGTGGGGCGCCCGCGAGATGCACATGACCGTGATCTCCGTACGCGAGGACCTCATCGCCTGGTACGAGCGGCGCGGCTACCGCCGTACGGGAAAGATGACGCCCTTCCCGTACGGCGACGAGCGCTTCGGCATCCCGCAGCGCGCGGACCTGGAGTTCGAACTCCTCGTCAAGGAGCTGCGGCCGTGA
- a CDS encoding FadR/GntR family transcriptional regulator: MAADEDLFRPVPPVRAYQRVAEQIEERILSGELPPGARLPGERELVQRFGVGRSTVREALRVLQSTGLIRSRPGDPLGAEVLGVSPDNLSQALGRLTRSGITSLGELVQFRMVLDAESNRLAARLRTAEDLVRMREQIARMEALGAAPSELRAFSEADALFHRAIAEASRNALLGLCARAVHEAVVEVIERKIAAVADPAAWTSRSIAHHRDVLAAIEAGDSARAARLGRTALHEYYADQVEPETRELLAAAVAVADD; this comes from the coding sequence ATGGCCGCCGACGAGGATCTCTTCCGGCCCGTACCGCCCGTGCGGGCCTACCAGCGCGTGGCGGAGCAGATCGAGGAGCGCATCCTCAGCGGTGAACTCCCGCCGGGCGCGCGGCTTCCCGGGGAGCGTGAGCTCGTCCAGCGGTTCGGCGTCGGCCGCTCCACGGTCCGCGAGGCGCTGCGCGTGCTCCAGTCGACGGGGCTGATCCGCTCCCGCCCCGGTGATCCGCTGGGCGCCGAGGTGCTCGGCGTCTCGCCCGACAACCTCAGCCAGGCGCTCGGCCGCCTCACCCGCTCCGGCATCACCTCGCTCGGCGAACTGGTGCAGTTCCGCATGGTGTTGGACGCCGAGAGCAATCGCCTCGCCGCGCGCCTGCGCACCGCGGAGGACCTCGTACGGATGCGGGAGCAGATCGCCCGCATGGAGGCGCTCGGCGCGGCACCCTCGGAGCTGCGCGCGTTCAGCGAGGCCGACGCGCTCTTCCACCGCGCGATAGCGGAGGCGAGCCGCAACGCCCTGCTCGGCCTCTGTGCCCGCGCCGTGCACGAGGCGGTCGTCGAGGTCATCGAGAGGAAGATCGCGGCGGTGGCGGACCCGGCGGCCTGGACGAGCCGTTCGATCGCCCACCACCGCGACGTCCTCGCCGCCATCGAGGCGGGCGACAGCGCACGCGCGGCCAGGCTGGGCCGCACGGCGCTGCACGAGTACTACGCGGATCAGGTGGAGCCGGAGACGAGGGAACTGCTGGCGGCGGCGGTGGCGGTGGCGGACGACTGA
- a CDS encoding M20 family metallopeptidase, whose amino-acid sequence MATAPPTVPAVDTDAAVALTQDLVRLRTVNAAGAAEVEQPAALLVQRLFAAFGWTYDVVEIAPGRPNTVAVVEGGGGDGPTLMFEGHIDVVTEGDPADWSVDPYGAVLRDGRIWGRGAADMKSGVAAMIYAVRALQLAGPFPGRIVVGVLCDEEGLMLGAKAFAASALARSVDAVIVCEPEGYEVCTSARGGIRLRLDLHGVMAHGAMPQEARSPIVAGARVVQALAGVQTWAEERYGTHPHAGRVTVTPTVLLGGDPDQLNVIPAHGVVGVDVRTVPGTDHAELIARVGESARAAAAEAGVDIALTVVDDRPAVEIPEDHPVVSALVEGHRLVHGEAPPFGAVPGTTDGTILTRDAGLPTVVYGPGGKWIAHQKDEYVEVREIGEYAHVYAAAARAFLTGGAR is encoded by the coding sequence ATGGCCACCGCACCCCCGACCGTCCCCGCCGTCGACACCGACGCGGCCGTCGCCCTCACCCAGGACCTGGTGCGGCTGCGCACCGTCAACGCCGCCGGAGCCGCCGAGGTCGAGCAGCCCGCCGCGCTCCTCGTGCAACGCCTCTTCGCCGCGTTCGGATGGACGTACGACGTCGTGGAGATCGCCCCGGGGCGGCCCAACACCGTGGCCGTCGTCGAGGGCGGGGGCGGCGACGGGCCGACCCTGATGTTCGAGGGGCACATCGATGTCGTCACCGAGGGCGATCCGGCCGACTGGAGCGTGGATCCGTACGGGGCGGTGCTCCGCGACGGCAGGATCTGGGGGCGCGGCGCCGCCGACATGAAGTCCGGCGTCGCCGCGATGATCTACGCCGTACGCGCCCTCCAGCTCGCCGGGCCCTTCCCCGGCCGGATCGTCGTGGGCGTGCTGTGCGACGAGGAAGGGCTGATGCTCGGCGCCAAGGCGTTCGCCGCCTCCGCGCTCGCCCGGAGCGTCGACGCAGTCATCGTGTGCGAGCCCGAGGGGTACGAGGTGTGCACCTCCGCCCGCGGCGGCATCCGGCTGCGGCTCGATCTGCACGGCGTGATGGCGCACGGCGCGATGCCCCAGGAGGCCAGGAGCCCGATCGTGGCGGGAGCCCGCGTCGTGCAGGCGCTCGCCGGCGTCCAGACCTGGGCCGAGGAGCGCTACGGCACGCACCCGCACGCGGGCCGCGTGACCGTCACCCCGACCGTGCTGCTCGGCGGCGACCCCGACCAGCTCAACGTCATCCCCGCGCACGGCGTCGTCGGCGTCGACGTGCGCACCGTCCCCGGCACGGACCACGCCGAACTCATCGCCCGCGTAGGGGAGTCGGCGCGCGCGGCGGCCGCCGAGGCCGGCGTCGACATCGCGCTGACCGTGGTCGACGACCGGCCGGCCGTCGAGATCCCCGAGGACCACCCGGTGGTGAGCGCCCTGGTGGAAGGGCACCGGCTCGTCCACGGTGAGGCGCCGCCCTTCGGAGCCGTCCCCGGCACCACGGACGGCACGATCCTCACCCGTGACGCGGGCCTGCCCACGGTCGTCTACGGCCCCGGCGGCAAATGGATCGCGCACCAGAAGGACGAGTACGTCGAGGTGCGCGAGATCGGCGAGTACGCACACGTGTACGCGGCGGCGGCACGAGCCTTCCTGACCGGGGGCGCCCGGTGA
- a CDS encoding sodium:solute symporter family protein: protein MNGSAAIATTVFALAMVATIAIGVLSARGRSKGLAEWSVSSRGLGVLFIWLLMAGETYTSFSFLGTAGWSYSFGAPILYLVAYLTVGFAVAYVVGPALWTYASRHGLISIADIAEFRFRSRPVGILVAVVATVFIVPYIQVQIQGMGVVVNAMTYGGVDLKVAAVISFVVAEVFILVSGLRGSAWVSAFKDVLVILAVVFLAVYIPMHYLGGLGEFMQRMVAEKPEWLTFPGHASGGRDSVWFLSTVVLNAVTITIFPTTVAGYLSAKNPNALRRNALLLPWYQLLLFVPMVVGATALFVMPTLGNPDLALFSLVTDSLPAPVVAVIGVAGALSAIVPMSVFMLSIGTLWGRTILGGGNGADPRGARRTPGAPAEARDIRTKRLSQAVCVLAGLVALAGSLFHPNTLVELSVLSYEGLAQLVPVVLLALFWRRLTARAAVTGMLAGLAVVLGLWSTDNDPYHGINGGIIALTANLAVTTAVTWLAPGPTPARTESVTTASDR from the coding sequence ATGAACGGATCCGCCGCGATCGCGACCACCGTCTTCGCCCTCGCCATGGTCGCCACCATCGCCATCGGCGTGCTCAGCGCGCGCGGCCGGTCCAAGGGGCTCGCCGAGTGGTCCGTGTCCAGCCGCGGCCTCGGCGTGCTGTTCATCTGGCTGCTGATGGCGGGCGAGACGTACACCAGCTTCTCGTTCCTCGGTACGGCCGGCTGGTCGTACTCCTTCGGCGCGCCGATCCTCTACCTCGTCGCGTACCTGACCGTCGGCTTCGCCGTCGCCTACGTCGTGGGCCCCGCCCTGTGGACGTACGCCTCCCGGCACGGCCTCATCTCGATCGCCGACATCGCCGAATTCCGCTTCAGGTCACGGCCGGTGGGAATCCTCGTGGCGGTCGTCGCGACCGTCTTCATCGTTCCGTACATCCAGGTACAGATCCAGGGCATGGGCGTCGTCGTGAACGCCATGACGTACGGCGGCGTCGACCTGAAGGTGGCCGCCGTCATCTCCTTCGTCGTGGCGGAGGTGTTCATCCTCGTGTCCGGGCTGCGGGGTTCGGCCTGGGTGAGCGCCTTCAAGGACGTCCTGGTGATCCTCGCCGTCGTCTTCCTCGCCGTGTACATCCCCATGCACTACCTCGGCGGCCTCGGCGAATTCATGCAGCGCATGGTGGCCGAGAAACCCGAGTGGCTGACCTTCCCCGGGCACGCGTCCGGCGGGCGCGACTCGGTGTGGTTCCTCAGCACGGTCGTCCTCAACGCCGTGACCATCACCATCTTCCCCACGACCGTCGCCGGCTACCTCAGCGCCAAGAACCCCAACGCCCTTCGCCGCAACGCCCTGCTGCTGCCCTGGTACCAGCTGCTGCTGTTCGTACCGATGGTCGTCGGCGCGACCGCGCTCTTCGTGATGCCGACCCTCGGCAACCCGGACCTGGCGCTGTTCAGCCTCGTCACGGACTCGCTGCCCGCACCGGTCGTCGCCGTCATCGGCGTCGCGGGCGCCCTGTCGGCCATCGTGCCGATGAGCGTCTTCATGCTGTCCATCGGCACGCTCTGGGGACGCACGATCCTCGGCGGCGGGAACGGCGCCGACCCACGCGGCGCTCGCCGAACCCCCGGCGCCCCCGCCGAGGCACGCGACATCCGGACCAAGCGGCTCTCCCAGGCGGTGTGCGTCCTCGCCGGGCTCGTGGCGCTCGCGGGCAGCCTCTTCCACCCCAACACCCTGGTGGAGCTGTCCGTCCTGTCGTACGAGGGGCTGGCGCAACTGGTGCCCGTCGTGCTCCTCGCCCTGTTCTGGCGCCGGTTGACGGCACGCGCCGCCGTCACGGGGATGCTCGCCGGCCTCGCGGTGGTGCTCGGGCTGTGGAGCACGGACAACGACCCGTACCACGGAATCAACGGCGGCATCATCGCACTCACCGCCAACCTCGCCGTGACGACGGCGGTCACCTGGCTCGCCCCCGGCCCGACCCCCGCGCGCACCGAAAGCGTGACCACCGCGAGCGACAGGTAG
- a CDS encoding PadR family transcriptional regulator, producing MAGRGTTQQRDEEPSGGGLPPTAWAVLGLLSFPGERTGYELKKWADASLRFFYWSPAISQIYAELRRLEALGYATSRRSGPEEPRAKRSYAITEEGRAALASWAGSGQDAGPPVLKHPLLLRVWLGHLTAPGHLRELVAEHIARTRGELKEVRDALARAGEAREAWSHPEVALRWSERRLESEVELAEAMLDDLERLARTGSQPPGQRVADSPT from the coding sequence ATGGCAGGCCGCGGAACGACCCAGCAGCGGGACGAAGAACCTTCCGGCGGCGGGCTGCCGCCGACCGCGTGGGCCGTGCTCGGCCTGCTCTCCTTCCCCGGGGAGCGCACCGGCTACGAACTGAAGAAGTGGGCCGACGCCTCCCTGCGCTTCTTCTACTGGTCGCCCGCCATCAGCCAGATATACGCCGAGCTGCGCCGCCTCGAAGCGCTCGGTTACGCCACGTCGCGCCGCTCGGGGCCCGAGGAGCCGCGCGCGAAGCGGTCGTACGCGATCACCGAGGAGGGCCGCGCCGCGCTGGCGTCCTGGGCGGGGAGCGGGCAGGACGCCGGTCCGCCCGTCCTGAAGCATCCGCTGCTGCTGCGGGTCTGGCTCGGCCACCTGACGGCGCCCGGCCATCTGCGCGAGTTGGTGGCTGAGCACATCGCGCGCACGCGGGGCGAGCTGAAGGAGGTCCGGGACGCGCTCGCGCGGGCGGGCGAGGCGCGTGAGGCCTGGTCGCATCCAGAGGTCGCGCTGCGCTGGAGCGAGCGGCGCCTGGAGTCGGAGGTGGAGCTGGCCGAGGCGATGCTCGATGACCTGGAGCGGCTGGCGCGGACGGGGTCGCAGCCGCCGGGTCAACGCGTGGCGGACTCGCCCACCTGA
- a CDS encoding aldehyde dehydrogenase family protein, giving the protein MTTHPPPAYAPRLPDGLPVGDIWVPAPGHRAVVFPYDGSEIARAPVGDETLARQAVEHAAGLRKPVGALPAHTRRQVLGDVAAALTDALPELVELLVLETGKPRVDCDIEMLRTVATWQAAADEVAHLHGETVPLDIQPSGEGLFGFWTRRPVGVVVGIAGFNYPVLLASHKIAPALAAGCPVIIKPAPATPLATLRLVHLVRERLAAAEAPVGAVQLVTGDAEVGRALTTHPEVAAVSFTGSAAVGHRIARDAAPRKVVLELGSNAALVVAADADLDAAADAVVRGGYYASGQACISVQRVVAVAAVADVLEEKIEERLRTVAVGDPRDPATRVSALIDEAATERVAAWLGRARDAGARVVAGGVREGRVLTPTLLADVPDGQPAWDEEIFGPVVCLRSVPDLDTAYEVVNAGRYGLHAAVFTRDLGAAFRAVEELEAGGVVINEVPGYRSDIAPYGGVKNSGIGREGPRFAIEELTVTRMAVVRP; this is encoded by the coding sequence GTGACGACGCACCCGCCCCCTGCGTACGCCCCCCGCCTCCCGGACGGGCTGCCGGTCGGCGACATCTGGGTCCCGGCGCCCGGCCACCGTGCCGTCGTCTTCCCGTACGACGGCAGCGAGATCGCCCGGGCGCCCGTCGGCGACGAGACGCTCGCCCGGCAGGCCGTCGAGCACGCGGCCGGTCTGCGCAAGCCGGTCGGCGCCCTGCCCGCCCACACGCGGCGCCAGGTGCTCGGCGATGTGGCGGCGGCGCTCACGGACGCGCTGCCCGAACTCGTGGAGCTGCTGGTCCTGGAGACCGGCAAGCCGCGCGTGGACTGCGACATCGAGATGCTGCGGACCGTCGCCACCTGGCAGGCCGCCGCCGACGAGGTGGCCCATCTGCACGGCGAGACCGTGCCGCTGGACATCCAGCCGTCCGGCGAGGGGCTCTTCGGGTTCTGGACCCGGCGGCCCGTCGGCGTCGTCGTCGGCATCGCGGGCTTCAACTACCCCGTGCTGCTGGCCTCCCACAAGATCGCGCCGGCGCTCGCCGCGGGCTGCCCGGTGATCATCAAGCCCGCGCCGGCGACGCCGCTGGCCACCCTGCGCCTCGTCCACCTCGTCCGGGAGCGTCTCGCCGCCGCGGAGGCGCCGGTCGGGGCGGTCCAACTGGTCACCGGGGACGCGGAGGTGGGCCGCGCCCTCACCACGCACCCCGAGGTCGCCGCGGTCTCCTTCACCGGCTCGGCGGCCGTCGGCCACCGCATCGCGCGCGACGCCGCGCCCCGCAAGGTCGTCCTGGAGCTGGGCTCCAACGCCGCGCTCGTCGTGGCCGCCGACGCCGATCTCGACGCCGCCGCGGACGCGGTGGTGCGCGGCGGGTACTACGCGTCCGGGCAGGCCTGCATCTCCGTCCAGCGAGTCGTCGCCGTCGCGGCGGTCGCCGACGTCCTGGAGGAGAAGATCGAGGAACGGCTGCGGACGGTGGCCGTCGGCGACCCCCGCGATCCGGCGACGCGGGTCTCCGCGCTCATCGACGAGGCGGCCACCGAGCGGGTCGCCGCCTGGCTCGGCCGGGCGCGTGACGCGGGCGCCCGGGTGGTCGCCGGTGGCGTCCGCGAGGGCCGCGTCCTGACCCCGACGCTGCTCGCGGACGTACCGGACGGTCAGCCCGCGTGGGACGAGGAGATCTTCGGCCCGGTGGTCTGCCTGCGCTCGGTGCCGGACCTGGACACGGCGTACGAGGTCGTCAACGCCGGCCGCTACGGACTGCACGCGGCGGTCTTCACCCGTGACCTGGGCGCCGCCTTCCGCGCGGTGGAGGAACTGGAGGCGGGCGGCGTCGTGATCAACGAGGTCCCGGGCTACCGCAGCGACATCGCCCCCTACGGCGGCGTCAAGAACTCGGGCATCGGCCGCGAGGGCCCACGCTTCGCGATCGAGGAACTGACGGTGACGCGGATGGCGGTCGTCCGCCCTTGA
- a CDS encoding SDR family oxidoreductase, with amino-acid sequence MTRAMEYANLFRLDGRRIAVVGGAGGIGREAVRALTAQGADVVVADRDEAGATETARLATAGPEDRTRRADPAAAPGNTTPEATPDTTASGTATPATTPGTATPHPLDVLDPEAVRDAVAAWGALDGLVVTVGVNVRKRIADYSLQEFDRVIGLNLRAYLTLIQAVAPGMAERGRGSVVGFASMRAFQVEPGQGAYAASKAGLIQLLRTAAAEWGPRGVRFNAIAPGVVRTPLTDQIAADPEWFQAYAEASALKRWARPEEVAGAVVYLLSDAATYVTGSVLTVDGGWTAVDGRYDPTV; translated from the coding sequence ATGACGAGGGCTATGGAGTACGCGAATCTGTTCCGGCTGGACGGGCGCCGCATCGCGGTCGTCGGTGGCGCGGGCGGCATCGGCCGCGAGGCGGTGCGCGCCCTGACCGCCCAGGGCGCGGACGTCGTCGTGGCGGACCGCGACGAGGCGGGCGCCACCGAGACGGCCCGGCTGGCCACGGCAGGGCCCGAGGACCGGACCCGGCGTGCCGACCCCGCAGCCGCCCCGGGCAACACCACTCCCGAAGCTACCCCCGACACCACCGCCTCCGGCACCGCCACCCCCGCAACCACCCCCGGCACCGCCACCCCCCACCCCCTCGACGTCCTGGACCCCGAAGCCGTGCGGGACGCCGTCGCCGCGTGGGGGGCACTGGACGGGCTGGTCGTCACCGTGGGGGTCAACGTCCGCAAGCGCATCGCCGATTACAGCCTCCAGGAATTCGACCGGGTCATCGGGCTCAATCTGCGGGCCTACCTCACGCTCATCCAGGCAGTCGCCCCCGGCATGGCCGAGCGCGGGCGCGGCAGTGTCGTCGGGTTCGCCTCCATGCGGGCCTTCCAGGTCGAGCCGGGGCAGGGCGCCTACGCCGCCTCGAAGGCCGGGCTCATCCAGCTCCTGCGCACCGCCGCCGCCGAGTGGGGCCCACGGGGGGTGCGCTTCAACGCCATCGCGCCCGGCGTCGTCCGTACGCCGCTGACCGATCAGATCGCCGCCGACCCGGAGTGGTTCCAGGCGTACGCCGAGGCCTCCGCGCTCAAGCGCTGGGCGCGGCCCGAGGAGGTCGCCGGGGCCGTCGTCTACCTCTTGTCGGACGCGGCCACCTACGTCACCGGCAGCGTCCTGACCGTCGACGGCGGCTGGACCGCGGTCGACGGGAGGTACGACCCCACGGTCTGA